From the genome of Ananas comosus cultivar F153 linkage group 16, ASM154086v1, whole genome shotgun sequence, one region includes:
- the LOC109722022 gene encoding uncharacterized protein LOC109722022 isoform X1, translated as MEEAPASASASASASSSASAAAAAAAAAYSNLFYMNSSGMDVSYRPLPSLYLAFLAIWAVSGFSWTFNTWRSRHFQQANNLQWILSVVPLIKALQLALSFSFWYSCINLQLCSLWMSFGVYITGILFQTACFVSFMLISHGYCIMCERLSIRERRTTATLGCFLYLSLIGYKAAVPYFTVFLLLNYSVSFYVIFRRISHNLLVLREQLNFIEDEEMHTMHHALNTKYTMFKRFQGTMQIVAIADILVYMNVDETPDNYWFRLLVREWVQFCIFLYIGWTFRTQEATPHFSVMPALRSSWDMTVPPIYSVEMDASNLNDLVSQEWHVAVPTSFPSSCRGKSMEQLLVVVQNPRSTKRPREEALVSRKTASAAAAAVAAATITVKYQHAENQV; from the exons atggAAGAAGctcctgcttctgcttctgcttctgcttctgcttcttcttctgcttctgctgctgctgctgctgctgctgctgcttattCCAATCTCTTCTACATGAACTCTTCGGGCATGGACGTGTCGTATCGGCCGCTGCCGTCGCTGTACCTGGCGTTTCTGGCGATATGGGCGGTGTCGGGTTTCTCTTGGACCTTCAATACGTGGAGGAGTCGCCATTTCCAG CAGGCGAATAATCTGCAGTGGATACTCTCTGTAGTTCCATTAATTAAAGCTCTGCAACTGgcactttcattttcattttg GTACTCCTGTATAAATCTTCAGCTGTGCTCTTTGTGGATGTCGTTTGGCGTGTACATAACAGGAATACTGTTTCAGACAGCTTGTTTCGTCTCGTTCATGCTGATCTCGCATGGTTACTGCATCATGTGCGAGCGGCTATCAATACGTGAGCGACGAACAACCGCCACTTTGGGATGTTTCCTCTACTTGTCTCTTATCGGCTATAAGGCCGCTGTGCCTTACTTCACA GTCTTTCTTCTGCTGAACTATTCGGTCTCGTTTTATGTCATCTTCCGCCGAATCTCCCACAACCTTTTGGTTCTACGAGAACAGTTGAACTTCATAGAGGACGAAGAGATGCACACGATGCACCATGCGTTGAATACGAAGTATACCATGTTCAA GAGATTCCAAGGCACAATGCAGATTGTAGCAATAGCAGATATTCTG GTTTACATGAATGTCGACGAGACGCCAGATAACTACTGGTTTCGTTTGCTAGTACGCGAATGGGTGCAGTTCTGCATCTTTCTGTACATTGG GTGGACTTTCAGAACTCAGGAAGCAACACCTCATTTTTCTGTGATGCCTGCTTTGAGGTCCAGTTGGGATATGACAGTGCCCCCGATTTACAGCGTA GAGATGGATGCGAGCAACTTAAATGATCTGGTTTCTCAAGAATGGCATGTCGCGGTG CCAACTTCTTTTCCTTCATCGTGCCGTGGCAAATCAATGGAACAGTTGTTGGTGGTAGTTCAGAACCCTCGATCGACGAAAAGACCCAGAGAAGAAGCACTTGTCAGCAGGAAaactgcttctgctgctgctgctgctgttgctgctgccaCCATAACTGTGAAATATCAGCATGCAGAGAATCAAGTAtag
- the LOC109722022 gene encoding uncharacterized protein LOC109722022 isoform X2 has product MEEAPASASASASASSSASAAAAAAAAAYSNLFYMNSSGMDVSYRPLPSLYLAFLAIWAVSGFSWTFNTWRSRHFQANNLQWILSVVPLIKALQLALSFSFWYSCINLQLCSLWMSFGVYITGILFQTACFVSFMLISHGYCIMCERLSIRERRTTATLGCFLYLSLIGYKAAVPYFTVFLLLNYSVSFYVIFRRISHNLLVLREQLNFIEDEEMHTMHHALNTKYTMFKRFQGTMQIVAIADILVYMNVDETPDNYWFRLLVREWVQFCIFLYIGWTFRTQEATPHFSVMPALRSSWDMTVPPIYSVEMDASNLNDLVSQEWHVAVPTSFPSSCRGKSMEQLLVVVQNPRSTKRPREEALVSRKTASAAAAAVAAATITVKYQHAENQV; this is encoded by the exons atggAAGAAGctcctgcttctgcttctgcttctgcttctgcttcttcttctgcttctgctgctgctgctgctgctgctgctgcttattCCAATCTCTTCTACATGAACTCTTCGGGCATGGACGTGTCGTATCGGCCGCTGCCGTCGCTGTACCTGGCGTTTCTGGCGATATGGGCGGTGTCGGGTTTCTCTTGGACCTTCAATACGTGGAGGAGTCGCCATTTCCAG GCGAATAATCTGCAGTGGATACTCTCTGTAGTTCCATTAATTAAAGCTCTGCAACTGgcactttcattttcattttg GTACTCCTGTATAAATCTTCAGCTGTGCTCTTTGTGGATGTCGTTTGGCGTGTACATAACAGGAATACTGTTTCAGACAGCTTGTTTCGTCTCGTTCATGCTGATCTCGCATGGTTACTGCATCATGTGCGAGCGGCTATCAATACGTGAGCGACGAACAACCGCCACTTTGGGATGTTTCCTCTACTTGTCTCTTATCGGCTATAAGGCCGCTGTGCCTTACTTCACA GTCTTTCTTCTGCTGAACTATTCGGTCTCGTTTTATGTCATCTTCCGCCGAATCTCCCACAACCTTTTGGTTCTACGAGAACAGTTGAACTTCATAGAGGACGAAGAGATGCACACGATGCACCATGCGTTGAATACGAAGTATACCATGTTCAA GAGATTCCAAGGCACAATGCAGATTGTAGCAATAGCAGATATTCTG GTTTACATGAATGTCGACGAGACGCCAGATAACTACTGGTTTCGTTTGCTAGTACGCGAATGGGTGCAGTTCTGCATCTTTCTGTACATTGG GTGGACTTTCAGAACTCAGGAAGCAACACCTCATTTTTCTGTGATGCCTGCTTTGAGGTCCAGTTGGGATATGACAGTGCCCCCGATTTACAGCGTA GAGATGGATGCGAGCAACTTAAATGATCTGGTTTCTCAAGAATGGCATGTCGCGGTG CCAACTTCTTTTCCTTCATCGTGCCGTGGCAAATCAATGGAACAGTTGTTGGTGGTAGTTCAGAACCCTCGATCGACGAAAAGACCCAGAGAAGAAGCACTTGTCAGCAGGAAaactgcttctgctgctgctgctgctgttgctgctgccaCCATAACTGTGAAATATCAGCATGCAGAGAATCAAGTAtag